One window of the Cataglyphis hispanica isolate Lineage 1 chromosome 13, ULB_Chis1_1.0, whole genome shotgun sequence genome contains the following:
- the LOC126853973 gene encoding neuralized-like protein 2, with the protein MSEEFRKIVTRFHPIHGENILLCEDSTVAIRTTSFANSVAFSEKPLQPGEIFLVEIEKTERGWSGHMRLGLTLIDPASVNNNLPQYAMPNLVRLGNTWILAITRNQTIWDNFDGGLSSTYTSLTGIPPGIPAREKKLVTDGVNVQTSRGIIPFNALKPNIDGSSQCILPTDVGSRIGIMYVPQAGCPDKAEMHFIINGEDQGVCGKDIPYKAGPLRAVVDVYGTTKQVRIIQLYGVSTLQSACRDAILQYTKRNAVNLLPLPRLLKDYLLYQSQ; encoded by the exons ATGAGTGAAGAATTCAGGAAAATAGTAACAAGATTTCATCCTATCCATGGTGAGAATATTCTCTTGTGTGAGGACAGCACAGTGGCGATACGCACTACGAGTTTTGCCAACTCAGTGGCCTTCAGCGAGAAGCCGTTGCAGCCAGGAGAGATCTTTCTCGTGGAAATtgaaaagacagagagaggtTGGAGTGGACACATGCGATTAGGGCTTACATTAATTGATCCTGCCTCAGTCAACAACAATCTACCCCAGTATGCGATGCCTAATTTAGTTAGATTAGGTAACACATGGATCCTCGCTATAACTAGGAATCAGACTATCTGGGATAACTTTGATGGTGGTCTATCATCTACATATACTTCCCTTACTg gtaTACCACCAGGAATACCAGccagagaaaagaaattagtcACAGATGGGGTCAATGTGCAGACATCGCGTGGTATCATTCCATTCAATGCTTTGAAGCCAAACATAGATGGTTCCTCTCAGTGCATCTTGCCCACAGATGTTGGTAGTCGAATCGGTATCATGTATGTGCCACAAGCTGGTTGCCCTGATAAAGCAGAGAtgcatttcattattaatggtGAAGATCAAGGTGTATGTGGAAAGGATATTCCTTATAAGGCTGGACCTTTGCGTGCAGTGGTGGATGTCTATGGTACCACGAAACAAGTTCGAATAATTCAGCTATATGGAG TATCGACACTACAGAGTGCGTGCCGTGATGCTATATTGCAATATACTAAGAGGAATGCAGTTAATTTGCTTCCACTACCAAGACTATTAAAGGACTATCTGTTGTATCAGTCACAGTGA
- the LOC126853956 gene encoding neuronal acetylcholine receptor subunit beta-3-like produces MSRSGFFSVLLFILDIIYNDVTASKSCNDVESKSTMLQLKRYLLCEYDFDVRPVQTNNNMTQVTFRMIPHFLRYNNEEELFELHAWIAMKWHDSHLTWDPEKNDNIQSISVSADQIWVPDILIHNERIGESSLGYTQMKCSIKKDGTIQSLMPAKYTTYCFADNTWWPYNTMNCTIQIGSWSHSGDEIELVPLQNMSLQLNSEDVEWDLLKMYVTKWESRYKYNSGSTAKMLSYHFILRRHWGIINIAYISPTIVLMVTTLTALWLEPKSFERMMIAILSFICHLLCIQDVHWEVPKSGSNVPKLIIFYESSFAIASFTLILTSILRHLQKLTTEPPTWISVGTTSILRSRIGQILLVSILDPAVTAKIEIDADDNTDLVQSSNKKSPWRYVIVLVGWFAFLSVLLAYIVLLSTCFPTYYTVIQ; encoded by the exons gatattatatataatgatgtgACAGCAAGTAAGAGTTGCAACGATGTTGAGAGCAAATCAACTATGTTGCAACTGAAGAGGTATCTCCTCTGCGAATACGACTTCGACGTAAGGCCGGTTCAGACCAACAATAATATGACGCAGGTGACGTTCCGAATGATACCGCACTTTCTTCGCTAT aaTAATGAAGAAGAACTCTTCGAGCTACATGCATGGATAGCAATG AAATGGCATGATTCACATTTAACATGGGATCCTgaaaaaaacgataatattCAGTCGATATCTGTATCAGCCGATCAAATTTGGGTTCCGgacattttaatacataacga aCGAATTGGAGAAAGCTCATTGGGTTATACTCAGATGAAATGTTCGATCAAGAAAGACGGAACAATTCAATCGTTAATGCCAGCAAAATATACTACATATTGTTTCGCAGATAATACGTGGTGGCCATATAACACCATGAACTGCACCATACAAATCGGATCGTGGTCGCATTCCGGTGACGAGATCGAACTTGTTCCTTTACAAAACATG tcattacaattaaattccGAAGATGTTGAGTGggatttattgaaaatgtacGTAACAAAATGGGAAagcagatataaatataattcaggTTCCACAGCtaaaatgctttcttatcattttattctaaGAAGGCATTGGGGCATCATAAACATTGCATATATATCGCCTACTATAG TGCTAATGGTGACAACTCTGACAGCATTGTGGCTAGAACCGAAATCTTTCGAGCGGATGATGATTGCTATTCTCAGTTTCATTTGTCACTTATTATGTATACAAGACGTACATTGGGAAGTGCCGAAAAGTGGCTCCAACGTTCCTAAACTAA tcATCTTTTACGAGAGCTCTTTCGCGATAGCATCGTTTACTCTCATCCTTACCAGTATCCTGAGACACTTGCAAAAATTGACCACCGAACCGCCCACATGGATCTCAGTCGGCACGACATCCATATTGCGCAGTCGAATTGGACAGATTCTTTTAGTCAGCATTCTAGATCCAGCCGTAACggcaaaaatagaaattgacGCAGACGACAATACTGATCTTGTACAATCAAGTAACAAGAAATCGCCATGGAGATATGTCATAGTACTTGTAGGATGGTTTGCATTTCTAAGCGTGCTCCTCGCCTATATCGTACTGCTAAGCACGTGCTTTCCTACATATTATACTGTGATACAATAA